TTTTCAGGTCGTTGCTAATTTCTGCGCTCTGTATGAAGTCTTCTGTTTTCAAGTCCTCTACTTTCTTCAGCTCCCCGTTGGCCAGCTGGATGATCGACCCCTTCATGAAGTAAGGGGGCAGCGTGGGGGGCGCAGCGGCAGGGGAGGCAATGGACTGCACCACAGGCAGGTGGATCTGCGCCTGCACCATGGTGGCCTGGTAGGCAGGTTGGGTGGTGAGGGGCTCCGCACTGAAGTTCTCGCTCTTGGGGACGGCGGTGGTGACGAACGTGTGAGGCACTGCTGCAAACTGAGGAGACGACGTGACGATCGCAGGCGTGACTCCTGACGGCTCGACGTCCGCACTGCCGACCGGTATCAGCAGGGACTGGGTGCCCGGGATCACCAGGTGCTGCGACAGGCTGCTGGGGTACCCGATGGCTTGCTGCTGGCCGCTCAGGTAGCCAATCACCGGCGGCTGGGTCCCAGTGTAGAAAGCCGTTGCCGGCAGCCCCACAGGGAGTTGCTCAGAGGCGCTGTGGGTGGTCTGAATGACAGTGTGAGGGGACAGCGTGGCCACTGCCTTCACCCCCTCGTGGCCCAGAGCCTGCTGCGGAGACAAGGCATAGGACCGGTGGGTTGGCTTTCCTAAGTGCAAACTTCCCTTGTCGTTGAGGGCTGAAGGAGAGGTCTCACGGTTGGTGGCCTGCTGCACCTCCATGTCTGCCGTGGGCGTGCTGCTGTTGGGGACCACCATGACAGAGGCTCGGACACCTGAGGAATCCCGCACGCCGTACTCGGCGGGGCTCGAGTGGACCACTACGTGCCTGGTCTCGTAATGATGGGGGGCTGGTTTATTGCCTGCTTTGACTAGACCCATGTCGGCAGAAGGCGAAATGCCGTACCTCCGGCTCTTCTCTATCTCACCGTTCAGTACCTCCTTGGCCTGCATCGCCTGCAGCCGGCTGCTCTCGGGTTTCTTGGGGGGATCCCTGGTGACAAAGTGGCCCCCCGAGTCAGTGTACTGCACCACCACTTGGGAGGAAGGGCCGAGGGTGAGGGTGTGTGGGATCACTGTCTGATGCGGGTGCAGGGGGACCGGGATGGTTGGAGGAGAGACATTTCTGACAGTGCTCTGGGAAGAGCTGGAAATGTGGACGTACTGGTTCTGCTGGGCGGGTGGAGGAGACCCAGCAGCAATCAGTCCAGGCGTCCTGACCAGGTGCGGCTCAACTTTGTGCCCCTGCTGGCTTAAGCCGCTCATGCTGGCCAGCAAAGTGGAATACGCCTCcagctgggagcgctgggatggAGTGCTCGCAACGGCTGTGGCCGCCGCCACGGCACCGGTCGCAGAATTGGCTGTTGGGGAAATCAGCTGTGAGGGGATGAATCCGGTGTACGATCCACTGTACTGGGGCCCAACGAACTGGAAGGTGTGCTGCAGGTGAGTGTACTGCACGGGGGAAACGGGGGTCCCTGACTGGGAGAGGGCAGGCGAGTACACCGTGGGAAGAGTGGTAGAGGCTGGAACAGACCTGGGCGCACTCGGTGGGGAATagtccagccctgcagacagtGACTTGTGCAAACCCTGCTGCAAGCCTCCATCCACTGAGGAGGTGGCCCCGGGCCGGTGCCGGCCCCCCAGGCCACCCTGGCCACTGGGTGTGCTGGGGAGCCATGCCAGGTTATCTGCACGGTGGTTTTCGTTTGGCAGGACCGGCTTCACCTCTGAAGGCAGGCTGGTGGCAGGGATTTCTCGCTTCTTAGGTGGCAGGCATTCATTGCTCCGCTCTTGGTTGGATTTCATCTTTCGCCGTCCCCCCTCCACTGTGCTTGCTTCACTGTCTGGCTGGCTCTGATTTCAGTCTGATAAATGGAAAGTCACATTTGATTTCTGCAAGGGATCCAGTGACTTCATGAGGAATCATCTCCCTGTGAGCACGATCCTCCGACAGCTCCTCTGGATTCTGCAACGAAATGGTGGGCAAGGGAGACAGGAGTCATATCGTCAGCaatgagaaatgaaaacaaataagcAGACACCCCAAATCAGCAAATGGGAAAAAgacctctggaaaaaaaatttaaatggtCAGGCATTGCCCCTCTCATGTCAAGGAGCAGTTGACAGCTGTGCTgtaaacagcagaaaaatcctGGGCATGTCTTCTAATGCatcaggaaaacattttaaaatttaggcGTATCAGAAACAATCTGGTCATAACCTGCCACATTTAGCAGCAGTCATTTGTTTCCCAAGGCCTGTTCTCCTTCCTGTATGAAAACCCTCCATGTATCTATGGCGCCCAGTTTGTTCTTccagcctcctcttcctctgcaaTGATGACATTACCTTCACCCTACCGTGTCCTAAAAAACATGGGAGCACAGCAGGGAGCCTTGAGGAACAGGCACacacaaaatatttacattaGCAACAAGTCACTGTGAGTGGTGCAGAGGGAAGCTGGTGGGTAACTCCTGAACCCCAGAGACACCCACAGGGTGACTTCACGTGACACCATGCAGGGctgtggaggcagcagctgcctcctgtcCCCACTCCACACCACAGCTCATTACAGGCACACGTGCCCTCCATCTCCCAGTCTGGCAATGAACCTCCGCCACGCAATCTatttacagcagcagcagcagcacagagccagggATGGATCTGAGCCAGGTTTCTGATgcctggtggggtttttttgacctaGTGCTTTGAACTCCCTCTGCTACTGACACCTCACATTCAGGTGTCCAGGCAGGACTCTCTGCTGGAAGATGCTCCCTGCCACACGCAGGTAGGCCACAGCCGGACGCTGGCACCATATCCATCTCCGGCAGGATCCAACCCCACTGTTGCTTAGCCACTGCCGCACCACAGAGGTTGTGGGTACCACACTCACAGCCATGGCCACAGGTCCAAACACGGAGCAAACTCAGCCTTGGGAACACCAGAACTGCTTGGAAAAGCATGTTTGAGTTTCCTGATCCAAATCATGAGCCCCCCACCACTGTAAAAACTCACAGATTTTGCTATTAGAGCAAAATAGTTGCTTCCTCCACATCACCTAATTCACCCAAAGGCAATAAAGTCTCCCTAACTCTTCTATTACCTGCTAAGGAAAATATTGTAACTAAAAAACATTTGCTAACTTCCTGAAACTTACCTAGCCCTGCCTAATCAAACTTCATGGAGAGTGAAACTTTTCTTCAGCCCCTGTCCAGCCACCACCTGTCATCTGCATTTCTGGCTGTTTTGAAAATTGTGCAAGAATGGATGATGAGAAACTGTGCACCTTGCATGAGCAGCAGCTCAACAAAAAAAGCATGCATTACATGTAAGAAGAATAGAGAGAGAAAGAACT
This genomic interval from Aphelocoma coerulescens isolate FSJ_1873_10779 chromosome 2, UR_Acoe_1.0, whole genome shotgun sequence contains the following:
- the ATXN1 gene encoding ataxin-1 — protein: MKSNQERSNECLPPKKREIPATSLPSEVKPVLPNENHRADNLAWLPSTPSGQGGLGGRHRPGATSSVDGGLQQGLHKSLSAGLDYSPPSAPRSVPASTTLPTVYSPALSQSGTPVSPVQYTHLQHTFQFVGPQYSGSYTGFIPSQLISPTANSATGAVAAATAVASTPSQRSQLEAYSTLLASMSGLSQQGHKVEPHLVRTPGLIAAGSPPPAQQNQYVHISSSSQSTVRNVSPPTIPVPLHPHQTVIPHTLTLGPSSQVVVQYTDSGGHFVTRDPPKKPESSRLQAMQAKEVLNGEIEKSRRYGISPSADMGLVKAGNKPAPHHYETRHVVVHSSPAEYGVRDSSGVRASVMVVPNSSTPTADMEVQQATNRETSPSALNDKGSLHLGKPTHRSYALSPQQALGHEGVKAVATLSPHTVIQTTHSASEQLPVGLPATAFYTGTQPPVIGYLSGQQQAIGYPSSLSQHLVIPGTQSLLIPVGSADVEPSGVTPAIVTSSPQFAAVPHTFVTTAVPKSENFSAEPLTTQPAYQATMVQAQIHLPVVQSIASPAAAPPTLPPYFMKGSIIQLANGELKKVEDLKTEDFIQSAEISNDLKIDSSTVERIEDSHSPGIAVIQFAVGEHRAQVSVEVLVEYPFFVFGQGWSSCCPERTSQLFDLPCSKLSVGDVCISLTLKNLKNGSIKKGQPMDSASILLKHSKNDSLAGSRHRYAEQENGINQGSAQMLAENGELKFPDKIGLPAAPLLTKTEPSKPPATRKRRWSAPETRKLEKSEEEPPLTLPKPSFIPQEVKICIEGRSNLGK